From Macrobrachium rosenbergii isolate ZJJX-2024 chromosome 22, ASM4041242v1, whole genome shotgun sequence, the proteins below share one genomic window:
- the LOC136850668 gene encoding AF4/FMR2 family member 4-like isoform X2, which yields MGPEDVAPGPGPSASCTGSVYKEPPAPEPSSSGAVVKRLPQFILKFCAETEAIGQSQTMPDSRPEPGSPVATPALLGLFQNFKLQEATLQTQLSLSGRGRPAANDEDGSQEWWEAMPRENDLDKVSMTRDREFEKQRARKMRETMANMASSSSKEQEPQGRFELFRRSSTSGSTHSSKMLKNHVEKILGSYDNFKTLGGEIKTSLLGVYQQPPTPVASREPIHDPDSYPPILPPPQTNIMPMAGSASSSSSSSSSSKPSQRSLPAHHSSRNGTTRPPKSLPPTPKPPHPPSHTSQHSQPRNGEVKGNLKSGPSSGPGDGGGNKFTLMGKPPSLPPLKLVPANGGGGSGGGAAAAAAAAGGDGEGDDPLLQRIRSEMSVKNPVSAIIQTPRPDHSDGNFPFSVLTPIKDTPLKDASSKSSRRGDDHAPKFNKPSEISPLKGQKPIDRWNVKADLPLSEESEDEQVGGTHSSESQLQPSVVGSSNSKTLLSPISNKTSEDSSSEDDSTDDSEVSSNNSTEDEQPASEPSSPKGQGGDKSPNPWKLEKFIPTKKIKSPSSQETVTPGPALSHPEDDPPPVDKPPVQSQRKRDRRNSKVVKSAGSHRGSRHTHEPVGHSDDSSDVGEPHLKPTPRVYPQLRTQKSRQSKVKPSRRVNTSHHESDSDSDSGRPSKSDSNQSSVTSSSSLKDLAKLPDKTRKSNDTTVARDNTRRTPKKRTDSKENQNGAKSETVKSRRSVKSREYIPCDLDSDSDSIIDVESTTPIKQPASQRSTPSRTAKEFNHISSPVKAHQSSPHVSPMPAFGSSNKNSSRRTPLSEASSEPANANKSEDLFGRSQGNSEKGPLVNPAFTLDKDNKKGRDRDPVEKDSRRRGKAHRETSKNNSGTCSSSSDSKDRSKIERSKGVSESSPLDNRLSGRPGVSPLVDKSSESPIVSPEPKVPISQLHHEFGSRKFTCTIPLSLIDKVPKPNINSVPCISKTELKEEDKKEVLDNRTTGKGGKGKRKTGDPNAKESCTEDNKARVISSIFRVRRPDSENDNEKAKKEQKSGPIDSDDSDNEKVPSKSTDSKVKEEEGENVMARPSSVRQRSSPMPSSLSDTSSSRTHRKKKRDSVPERSPSSHERKKPRCNSERLAPEYSTLNSVGDTNSLDSCDVHSRLRGTGGESDHSTSRKRDRERESSLESTRSSSHSESGRTSKKPRISKSKDIKDSSMKSPSIRPGSQRESSSSRAWSQEKDLQQNLYPQRPQPSQQSSQGKVDESHATPGTEHDTRVDGASFRSNGDQTVTSDGNGETPASEAQQENGTPMVPPQSHKQASVFSTGVSMGSAQSFPDQDYMGFLSMAKDLKHTADAEADRSVQVMKYLEAALYFILSGKAMENDPKTEESASLRIYKDTLNFIRHVSSIVMREKQDGSLDTRLAVISLRCQSLLSLQIYKMIRHEYKDIQRQLSNYVNNYGKHGSIETTGNAANPSTWSGHRTSGSPSHLSQTPSPAGSVGSEGSQSSGYNTSTEGARTKNGPPPVGHTPPHPQPPPGSGTVPVPQHIHTLFMKQHQYSFHLATAHDLWIEADNYVFKNDMQEFFIELDHLVSPLTLHSSLSELVYYVQCGLQRLKD from the exons ATGGGGCCCGAAGATGTTGCTCCTGGCCCAGGACCTTCGGCGTCTTGTACAGGAAGTGTATACAAGGAGCCTCCTGCTCCCGAACCATCATCTTCTGGTGCCGTGGTTAAGCGGCTTCCacagtttattttgaaattctgtgCAGAAACTGAGGCTATCGGGCAGTCGCAAACAATGCCGGATTCAAGACCTGAGCCGGGGTCCCCTGTAGCGACACCAGCTTTGCTGGGCTTGTTTCAGAATTTCAAGTTGCAGGAAGCAACCTTGCAGACGCAACTGTCGTTGTCGGGCCGTGGTAGGCCTGCAGCGAATGATGAAGACGGAAGCCAAGAGTGGTGGGAAGC CATGCCTCGGGAAAATGACCTGGACAAAGTCTCCATGACACGGGATCGGGAGTTCGAGAAGCAGAGGGCGCGGAAGATGCGGGAGACCATGGCCAACATGGCCTCCTCCTCATCGAAGGAGCAAGAGCCTCAGGGCAGGTTCGAGCTCTTCCGCCGCTCCTCGACCAGCGGCTCCACCCACAGCAGCAAGATGCTCAAGAATCACGTGGAAAAGATCTTGGGGTCCTACGATAACTTCAAGACTCTCGGGGGCGAAATCAAGACCAGTTTGCTGGGGGTGTATCAACAGCCGCCCACGCCCGTCGCTTCCAGGGAGCCCATACACGACCCCGACTCCTACCCGCCCATACTCCCTCCACCTCAGACCAATATCATGCCCATGGCAGGGTCGGCGTCGTCCTCATCCTCTTCGTCGTCGTCATCCAAACCGTCGCAGCGCTCCTTGCCGGCGCACCATTCTTCTCGCAATGGGACGACGAGGCCGCCCAAGTCCCTGCCACCCACGCCCAAACCCCCACACCCGCCCTCCCATACATCGCAGCACTCACAGCCCCGAAACGGTGAGGTGAAGGGCAACCTGAAGAGCGGTCCAAGCTCAGGTCCTGGCGACGGAGGCGGCAACAAATTCACACTTATGGGGAAACCTCCAAGTTTGCCTCCTCTCAAGTTGGTTCCTGCTAACGGCGGCGGAGGTAGTGGGGGAGGCGCggcagcagctgctgctgctgctggaggAGACGGCGAAGGAGACGACCCACTCCTGCAGAGGATCCGATCGGAGATGTCTGTGAAGAACCCTGTGTCCGCCATCATTCAGACTCCGCGGCCAGATCACAGCGACGGGAACTTCCCGTTTTCTGTTCTAACACCCATCAAGGATACGCCTCTGAAGGACGCGTCCAGCAAATCCTCTCGCCGGGGAGACGACCATGCCCCGAAATTCA ATAAGCCGTCAGAAATATCCCCTCTCAAAGGCCAGAAGCCTAT AGACAGATGGAATGTTAAAGCTGACCTGCCCCTCTCCGAGGAAAGTGAAGATGAGCAG GTTGGTGGCACCCATAGCAGTGAGTCACAGTTACAGCCGTCTGTAGTGGGGTCTTCAAATTCAAAGACTCTGCTCTCCCCAATCTCTAACAAAACTTCAGAAGATTCTTCTTCAGAAGATGATTCTACTGATGATTCGGAGGTGTCTTCCAATAATAGTACAGAAGATGAGCAGCCAGCTTCAGAGCCTTCATCACCCaag GGTCAAGGAGGGGATAAGTCTCCCAATCCTTGGAAACTTGAGAAATTCATACCCACTAAGAAGATTAAATCACCTTCATCGCAAGAG ACTGTTACTCCAGGTCCTGCACTAAGTCACCCTGAGGATGATCCACCACCTGTGGATAAGCCTCCTGTGCAGTCACAGAGGAAACGTGATCGCCGGAATAGCAAGGTTGTTAAGAGTGCTGGTTCACATCGTGGGTCACGTCACACTCATGAGCCAGTAGGCCACTCAGACGATAGCTCAGATGTAGGGGAACCACATCTGAAGCCCACTCCCCGTGTATACCCTCAGTTACGCACTCAAAAGTCTCGTCAGTCCAAAGTAAAACCTTCAAGAAGGGTTAACACCAGTCATCATGAATCTGATAGTGATTCAGACTCTGGTAGACCGTCAAAGTCTGACTCTAATCAGTCTTCTGTTACATCAAGTAGTTCCTTGAAAGACTTAGCAAAGTTACCTGATAAAACTCGGAAGTCTAACGACACAACAGTTGCAAGGGATAACACAAGACGGACTCCAAAAAAGAGGACTGACTCGAAGGAAAATCAGAATGGTGCCAAATCTGAAACTGTTAAGTCTAGAAGGAGCGTTAAGTCACGGGAGTACATACCATGTGACTTGGACTCTGATAGTGATAGTATAATTGATGTAGAGAGCACAACTCCTATAAAACAGCCAGCATCCCAGAGAAGTACCCCTTCCAGGACTGCAAAAGAATTTAATCATATTTCCAGCCCTGTGAAGGCCCATCAGTCGAGCCCTCATGTGTCCCCAATGCCAGCATTTGGTAGTTCCAATAAGAACAGTTCAAGAAGGACACCACTAAGTGAAGCCAGCTCAGAGCcagcaaatgcaaataaaagtgaGGATCTTTTTGGACGGAGCCAAGGAAACTCTGAAAAGGGGCCGTTGGTTAATCCAGCATTTACTTTagataaagacaataaaaagggAAGGGATAGGGACCCTGTGGAGAAAGATAGTAGAAGGAGAGGAAAGGCTCATAGAGAAACGAGCAAAAATAACAGTGGAACTTGTTCTAGTAGCAGTGACTCTAAAGACAGGAGTAAAATTGAGCGAAGTAAAGGTGTAAGTGAAAGTAGTCCTTTGGACAACAGACTAAGTGGAAGACCAGGTGTGTCTCCGTTAGTTGATAAGTCAAGCGAGTCTCCGATAGTTAGTCCAGAACCAAAAGTGCCCATATCCCAGTTACATCACGAATTTGGTTCCCGAAAGTTCACGTGTACAATACCCCTTAGTTTAATTGATAAAGTGCCCAAACCTAATATTAATAGTGTTCCGTGTATATCGAAAACCGAGTTAAAAGAGGAGGATAAAAAGGAAGTGCTAGACAACAGAACTACAGGCAAAGGGGGTAAAGGAAAGCGGAAAACAGGTGATCCAAATGCGAAAGAATCCTGTACTGAAGACAATAAAGCACGTGTAATTTCGTCCATATTCCGTGTGCGCAGGCCAGATagtgaaaatgacaatgaaaaggcaaaaaaggaacagaaatccGGACCTATCGatagtgatgatagtgataatgagaAAGTCCCAAGTAAATCGACGGACTCCAAAGTGAAGGa AGAAGAGGGAGAAAATGTGATGGCTCGGCCTAGCAGTGTTCGTCAACGCTCTAGTCCAATGCCATCTTCATTGTCTGATACTTCAAGTTCAAGAACCcatagaaagaagaagagggattcTGTACCTGAGAGATCTCCATCATCTCATGAACGTAAAAAACCAAGG tGTAATAGTGAACGGTTAGCTCCAGAATACTCAACATTGAATTCTGTTGGCGATACAAATTCCCTAGATAGTTGTGATGTGCATAGTAGATTGCGAGGCACTGGAGGTGAAAGTGATCACAGCACTTCACGCAAACGTGATCGGGAACGGGAGAGCAG tttGGAGAGCACTAGAAGTAGCTCACACAGTGAATCGGGAAGGACAAGTAAAAAACCAAGAATTTCTAAGTCTAAGGATATAAAGGACTCTTCTATGAAAAGTCCTAGTATAAGGCCAGGTAGCCAGCGCGAGAGTAGCTCATCTCGTGCGTGGAGTCAGGAGAAGGATTTGCAGCAAAATTTATATCCCCAAAGACCTCAGCCTTCTCAGCAGTCTAGTCAG GGAAAAGTGGATGAGAGTCATGCAACTCCAGGCACAGAGCATGATACAAGGGTAGATGGTGCTTCCTTCAGATCAAATGGGGACCAAACTGTTACCTCTGATGGGAATGGAGAGACACCAGCATCAGAGGCACAACAAGAAAATGGTACACCTATGGTACCCCCTCAGTCCCATAAACAAGCATCTGTCTTTTCCACTGGTGTTTCCATGGGTTCTGCACAGTCTTTTCCAGACCA AGATTATATGGGCTTCTTAAGTATGGCAAAAGATTTAAAACATACAGCTGATGCTGAAGCAGATAGATCTGTAcaagtaatgaaatatttggaagctgctctttattttattcttagtgGGAAGGCTATGGAAAATGATCCAAAAACAGAAGAATCAGCATCATTGCGAATTTATAAGGACACATTAAACTTTATTAG ACACGTATCATCAATAGTCATGAGGGAGAAGCAAGATGGAAGTTTGGATACCAGATTAGCAGTTATAAG CTTACGGTGCCAGAGTTTACTGTCTCTCCAAATATACAAGATGATAAGACATGAATATAAGGATATTCAGAGGCAGTTATCTAACTATGTAAAT aattacgGTAAACATGGAAGTATTGAAACAACAGGCAATGCAGCCAATCCTAGTACCTGGAGTGGTCACCGGACCAGTGGTTCTCCTTCTCATTTATCCCAAACACCCTCACCAGCTGGGTCTGTAGGTTCTGAGGGATCTCAGTCATCTGGTTACAACACTAGCACTGAGGGAGCACGTACCAAGAATGGACCCCCTCCAGTTGGCCACACACCTCCCCATCCTCAACCACCTCCAGGATCTGGGACAGTACCAGTGCCTCAACATATTCATACATTGTTTATGAAGCAGCACCAGTACTCTTTCCACCTTGCAACTGCCCATGACTTGTGGATAGAGGCTGACAATTATGTCTTCAAAAACGACATGCAAG aATTCTTCATCGAGCTGGATCATCTTGTAAGTCCGTTGACTCTCCATTCGTCATTATCAGAGCTAGTGTATTATGTGCAGTGTGGCCTCCAGCGTCTGAAAGACTAG
- the LOC136850668 gene encoding AF4/FMR2 family member 4-like isoform X6 has protein sequence MPRENDLDKVSMTRDREFEKQRARKMRETMANMASSSSKEQEPQGRFELFRRSSTSGSTHSSKMLKNHVEKILGSYDNFKTLGGEIKTSLLGVYQQPPTPVASREPIHDPDSYPPILPPPQTNIMPMAGSASSSSSSSSSSKPSQRSLPAHHSSRNGTTRPPKSLPPTPKPPHPPSHTSQHSQPRNGEVKGNLKSGPSSGPGDGGGNKFTLMGKPPSLPPLKLVPANGGGGSGGGAAAAAAAAGGDGEGDDPLLQRIRSEMSVKNPVSAIIQTPRPDHSDGNFPFSVLTPIKDTPLKDASSKSSRRGDDHAPKFNKPSEISPLKGQKPIDRWNVKADLPLSEESEDEQVGGTHSSESQLQPSVVGSSNSKTLLSPISNKTSEDSSSEDDSTDDSEVSSNNSTEDEQPASEPSSPKGQGGDKSPNPWKLEKFIPTKKIKSPSSQETVTPGPALSHPEDDPPPVDKPPVQSQRKRDRRNSKVVKSAGSHRGSRHTHEPVGHSDDSSDVGEPHLKPTPRVYPQLRTQKSRQSKVKPSRRVNTSHHESDSDSDSGRPSKSDSNQSSVTSSSSLKDLAKLPDKTRKSNDTTVARDNTRRTPKKRTDSKENQNGAKSETVKSRRSVKSREYIPCDLDSDSDSIIDVESTTPIKQPASQRSTPSRTAKEFNHISSPVKAHQSSPHVSPMPAFGSSNKNSSRRTPLSEASSEPANANKSEDLFGRSQGNSEKGPLVNPAFTLDKDNKKGRDRDPVEKDSRRRGKAHRETSKNNSGTCSSSSDSKDRSKIERSKGVSESSPLDNRLSGRPGVSPLVDKSSESPIVSPEPKVPISQLHHEFGSRKFTCTIPLSLIDKVPKPNINSVPCISKTELKEEDKKEVLDNRTTGKGGKGKRKTGDPNAKESCTEDNKARVISSIFRVRRPDSENDNEKAKKEQKSGPIDSDDSDNEKVPSKSTDSKVKEEEGENVMARPSSVRQRSSPMPSSLSDTSSSRTHRKKKRDSVPERSPSSHERKKPRCNSERLAPEYSTLNSVGDTNSLDSCDVHSRLRGTGGESDHSTSRKRDRERESSLESTRSSSHSESGRTSKKPRISKSKDIKDSSMKSPSIRPGSQRESSSSRAWSQEKDLQQNLYPQRPQPSQQSSQGKVDESHATPGTEHDTRVDGASFRSNGDQTVTSDGNGETPASEAQQENGTPMVPPQSHKQASVFSTGVSMGSAQSFPDQSSFEAYYLNLHKRFYPSYFERKMMPENNVDYMGFLSMAKDLKHTADAEADRSVQVMKYLEAALYFILSGKAMENDPKTEESASLRIYKDTLNFIRHVSSIVMREKQDGSLDTRLAVISLRCQSLLSLQIYKMIRHEYKDIQRQLSNYVNNYGKHGSIETTGNAANPSTWSGHRTSGSPSHLSQTPSPAGSVGSEGSQSSGYNTSTEGARTKNGPPPVGHTPPHPQPPPGSGTVPVPQHIHTLFMKQHQYSFHLATAHDLWIEADNYVFKNDMQEFFIELDHLVSPLTLHSSLSELVYYVQCGLQRLKD, from the exons ATGCCTCGGGAAAATGACCTGGACAAAGTCTCCATGACACGGGATCGGGAGTTCGAGAAGCAGAGGGCGCGGAAGATGCGGGAGACCATGGCCAACATGGCCTCCTCCTCATCGAAGGAGCAAGAGCCTCAGGGCAGGTTCGAGCTCTTCCGCCGCTCCTCGACCAGCGGCTCCACCCACAGCAGCAAGATGCTCAAGAATCACGTGGAAAAGATCTTGGGGTCCTACGATAACTTCAAGACTCTCGGGGGCGAAATCAAGACCAGTTTGCTGGGGGTGTATCAACAGCCGCCCACGCCCGTCGCTTCCAGGGAGCCCATACACGACCCCGACTCCTACCCGCCCATACTCCCTCCACCTCAGACCAATATCATGCCCATGGCAGGGTCGGCGTCGTCCTCATCCTCTTCGTCGTCGTCATCCAAACCGTCGCAGCGCTCCTTGCCGGCGCACCATTCTTCTCGCAATGGGACGACGAGGCCGCCCAAGTCCCTGCCACCCACGCCCAAACCCCCACACCCGCCCTCCCATACATCGCAGCACTCACAGCCCCGAAACGGTGAGGTGAAGGGCAACCTGAAGAGCGGTCCAAGCTCAGGTCCTGGCGACGGAGGCGGCAACAAATTCACACTTATGGGGAAACCTCCAAGTTTGCCTCCTCTCAAGTTGGTTCCTGCTAACGGCGGCGGAGGTAGTGGGGGAGGCGCggcagcagctgctgctgctgctggaggAGACGGCGAAGGAGACGACCCACTCCTGCAGAGGATCCGATCGGAGATGTCTGTGAAGAACCCTGTGTCCGCCATCATTCAGACTCCGCGGCCAGATCACAGCGACGGGAACTTCCCGTTTTCTGTTCTAACACCCATCAAGGATACGCCTCTGAAGGACGCGTCCAGCAAATCCTCTCGCCGGGGAGACGACCATGCCCCGAAATTCA ATAAGCCGTCAGAAATATCCCCTCTCAAAGGCCAGAAGCCTAT AGACAGATGGAATGTTAAAGCTGACCTGCCCCTCTCCGAGGAAAGTGAAGATGAGCAG GTTGGTGGCACCCATAGCAGTGAGTCACAGTTACAGCCGTCTGTAGTGGGGTCTTCAAATTCAAAGACTCTGCTCTCCCCAATCTCTAACAAAACTTCAGAAGATTCTTCTTCAGAAGATGATTCTACTGATGATTCGGAGGTGTCTTCCAATAATAGTACAGAAGATGAGCAGCCAGCTTCAGAGCCTTCATCACCCaag GGTCAAGGAGGGGATAAGTCTCCCAATCCTTGGAAACTTGAGAAATTCATACCCACTAAGAAGATTAAATCACCTTCATCGCAAGAG ACTGTTACTCCAGGTCCTGCACTAAGTCACCCTGAGGATGATCCACCACCTGTGGATAAGCCTCCTGTGCAGTCACAGAGGAAACGTGATCGCCGGAATAGCAAGGTTGTTAAGAGTGCTGGTTCACATCGTGGGTCACGTCACACTCATGAGCCAGTAGGCCACTCAGACGATAGCTCAGATGTAGGGGAACCACATCTGAAGCCCACTCCCCGTGTATACCCTCAGTTACGCACTCAAAAGTCTCGTCAGTCCAAAGTAAAACCTTCAAGAAGGGTTAACACCAGTCATCATGAATCTGATAGTGATTCAGACTCTGGTAGACCGTCAAAGTCTGACTCTAATCAGTCTTCTGTTACATCAAGTAGTTCCTTGAAAGACTTAGCAAAGTTACCTGATAAAACTCGGAAGTCTAACGACACAACAGTTGCAAGGGATAACACAAGACGGACTCCAAAAAAGAGGACTGACTCGAAGGAAAATCAGAATGGTGCCAAATCTGAAACTGTTAAGTCTAGAAGGAGCGTTAAGTCACGGGAGTACATACCATGTGACTTGGACTCTGATAGTGATAGTATAATTGATGTAGAGAGCACAACTCCTATAAAACAGCCAGCATCCCAGAGAAGTACCCCTTCCAGGACTGCAAAAGAATTTAATCATATTTCCAGCCCTGTGAAGGCCCATCAGTCGAGCCCTCATGTGTCCCCAATGCCAGCATTTGGTAGTTCCAATAAGAACAGTTCAAGAAGGACACCACTAAGTGAAGCCAGCTCAGAGCcagcaaatgcaaataaaagtgaGGATCTTTTTGGACGGAGCCAAGGAAACTCTGAAAAGGGGCCGTTGGTTAATCCAGCATTTACTTTagataaagacaataaaaagggAAGGGATAGGGACCCTGTGGAGAAAGATAGTAGAAGGAGAGGAAAGGCTCATAGAGAAACGAGCAAAAATAACAGTGGAACTTGTTCTAGTAGCAGTGACTCTAAAGACAGGAGTAAAATTGAGCGAAGTAAAGGTGTAAGTGAAAGTAGTCCTTTGGACAACAGACTAAGTGGAAGACCAGGTGTGTCTCCGTTAGTTGATAAGTCAAGCGAGTCTCCGATAGTTAGTCCAGAACCAAAAGTGCCCATATCCCAGTTACATCACGAATTTGGTTCCCGAAAGTTCACGTGTACAATACCCCTTAGTTTAATTGATAAAGTGCCCAAACCTAATATTAATAGTGTTCCGTGTATATCGAAAACCGAGTTAAAAGAGGAGGATAAAAAGGAAGTGCTAGACAACAGAACTACAGGCAAAGGGGGTAAAGGAAAGCGGAAAACAGGTGATCCAAATGCGAAAGAATCCTGTACTGAAGACAATAAAGCACGTGTAATTTCGTCCATATTCCGTGTGCGCAGGCCAGATagtgaaaatgacaatgaaaaggcaaaaaaggaacagaaatccGGACCTATCGatagtgatgatagtgataatgagaAAGTCCCAAGTAAATCGACGGACTCCAAAGTGAAGGa AGAAGAGGGAGAAAATGTGATGGCTCGGCCTAGCAGTGTTCGTCAACGCTCTAGTCCAATGCCATCTTCATTGTCTGATACTTCAAGTTCAAGAACCcatagaaagaagaagagggattcTGTACCTGAGAGATCTCCATCATCTCATGAACGTAAAAAACCAAGG tGTAATAGTGAACGGTTAGCTCCAGAATACTCAACATTGAATTCTGTTGGCGATACAAATTCCCTAGATAGTTGTGATGTGCATAGTAGATTGCGAGGCACTGGAGGTGAAAGTGATCACAGCACTTCACGCAAACGTGATCGGGAACGGGAGAGCAG tttGGAGAGCACTAGAAGTAGCTCACACAGTGAATCGGGAAGGACAAGTAAAAAACCAAGAATTTCTAAGTCTAAGGATATAAAGGACTCTTCTATGAAAAGTCCTAGTATAAGGCCAGGTAGCCAGCGCGAGAGTAGCTCATCTCGTGCGTGGAGTCAGGAGAAGGATTTGCAGCAAAATTTATATCCCCAAAGACCTCAGCCTTCTCAGCAGTCTAGTCAG GGAAAAGTGGATGAGAGTCATGCAACTCCAGGCACAGAGCATGATACAAGGGTAGATGGTGCTTCCTTCAGATCAAATGGGGACCAAACTGTTACCTCTGATGGGAATGGAGAGACACCAGCATCAGAGGCACAACAAGAAAATGGTACACCTATGGTACCCCCTCAGTCCCATAAACAAGCATCTGTCTTTTCCACTGGTGTTTCCATGGGTTCTGCACAGTCTTTTCCAGACCA GTCATCCTTTGAAGCGTATTACTTAAATTTGCATAAAAGGTTTTATCCCTCATATTTTGAGAGGAAGATGATGCCAGAGAATAACGT AGATTATATGGGCTTCTTAAGTATGGCAAAAGATTTAAAACATACAGCTGATGCTGAAGCAGATAGATCTGTAcaagtaatgaaatatttggaagctgctctttattttattcttagtgGGAAGGCTATGGAAAATGATCCAAAAACAGAAGAATCAGCATCATTGCGAATTTATAAGGACACATTAAACTTTATTAG ACACGTATCATCAATAGTCATGAGGGAGAAGCAAGATGGAAGTTTGGATACCAGATTAGCAGTTATAAG CTTACGGTGCCAGAGTTTACTGTCTCTCCAAATATACAAGATGATAAGACATGAATATAAGGATATTCAGAGGCAGTTATCTAACTATGTAAAT aattacgGTAAACATGGAAGTATTGAAACAACAGGCAATGCAGCCAATCCTAGTACCTGGAGTGGTCACCGGACCAGTGGTTCTCCTTCTCATTTATCCCAAACACCCTCACCAGCTGGGTCTGTAGGTTCTGAGGGATCTCAGTCATCTGGTTACAACACTAGCACTGAGGGAGCACGTACCAAGAATGGACCCCCTCCAGTTGGCCACACACCTCCCCATCCTCAACCACCTCCAGGATCTGGGACAGTACCAGTGCCTCAACATATTCATACATTGTTTATGAAGCAGCACCAGTACTCTTTCCACCTTGCAACTGCCCATGACTTGTGGATAGAGGCTGACAATTATGTCTTCAAAAACGACATGCAAG aATTCTTCATCGAGCTGGATCATCTTGTAAGTCCGTTGACTCTCCATTCGTCATTATCAGAGCTAGTGTATTATGTGCAGTGTGGCCTCCAGCGTCTGAAAGACTAG